In the Vicingus serpentipes genome, TACCATTTTTGGAGGGTTATTAATTAGTATACTATCTGTTAAAGAACAGCCCAAAGAATCAGAAAGTGTTAAAACACTAAATCCTGAACATAAACCAAAAGCAGTCTGTGTAATTTGAGAGCTCGGATCATTCCAAACATAAGAATATGGAGTTGTTCCTCCTGCCGGAATAGCCATAACAGATCCATTACAAGAATCAGGACAAAATACATTATTCTGATTTAAAGATAAAGTCAATGCAGTAGGCTCATTAATCACAACATTTGCAGGCATTTGACAACCTAGAGTATCTGTTACTAAAACATCATAAGCTCCTTGAGCTAAACCA is a window encoding:
- a CDS encoding SprB repeat-containing protein, which codes for PGSYTLVLTDANNCKFNGGTTVIASPAGVASISAQTDVSCNGGNDGTATVSLGGAFPGYTYQWDAAAGNQTTNPAVGLAQGAYDVLVTDTLGCQMPANVVINEPTALTLSLNQNNVFCPDSCNGSVMAIPAGGTTPYSYVWNDPSSQITQTAFGLCSGFSVLTLSDSLGCSLTDSILINNPPKMV